The Halalkalibaculum roseum genome window below encodes:
- a CDS encoding PP2C family protein-serine/threonine phosphatase, protein MTSEFSYSQEVDDLTNEIKNLSEENSRLRRAVEELVTLNEIALAISGSMDSEEIMRIIIRHSIRSFDAEQGDITLVDEHAHRLGKTLARSAIGTQDPSQVHLNQSIVEWMRTNKSPLLVNNPASDNRFSNVGWKECIHSIISAPLLVRSQLIGMITIYNKKGGTGFTEDDLRLLTIIASESAQVVENARLHHEEQELSDMRKEVDLAGKIQKKLLPKEHPTINNYGLFGRNISAHSVGGDYYDFIQIDDNRWAICLGDVSGKGMPASLLMSNLQAILRGQINYLPRPGSLLRDANRQIFHCTDCEKFATLFLGILDTESHTMRYSNAGHEHPILITPDCTFTRLTNGGIPLGIFQEQFYEEGSIEFMPGDKLIVFSDGIIDSRNQEDEPFGLHTLKKLLVENSKVSGDQLMESIFAASLNHNANQQLFDDMTMIVLSRIN, encoded by the coding sequence ATGACTTCTGAGTTTTCATATTCACAGGAAGTTGATGATCTCACCAATGAGATAAAGAATTTGTCTGAAGAAAATTCAAGGTTACGCAGAGCCGTTGAGGAGTTGGTAACATTGAATGAAATTGCCTTGGCTATCAGCGGCAGTATGGATAGCGAGGAGATCATGAGGATCATTATTCGCCACTCTATTCGATCCTTCGATGCCGAACAGGGGGATATCACGCTGGTTGACGAGCATGCCCACCGTCTTGGTAAAACGCTTGCCAGAAGCGCTATTGGAACACAGGATCCGTCCCAAGTGCATCTCAACCAGAGTATCGTGGAGTGGATGAGAACCAACAAGAGCCCTCTTCTTGTAAATAATCCCGCTTCTGATAACCGCTTCTCCAATGTTGGGTGGAAAGAGTGCATCCATTCCATCATATCTGCCCCACTGCTGGTTCGCTCCCAACTCATTGGCATGATTACCATATACAATAAAAAAGGTGGAACGGGATTCACAGAAGATGACCTCAGACTACTTACCATCATTGCCTCGGAATCAGCACAAGTAGTGGAAAATGCAAGGCTCCACCATGAGGAACAGGAGCTTTCTGATATGAGAAAAGAAGTAGACCTTGCTGGTAAAATTCAGAAAAAACTCTTGCCCAAGGAACATCCTACCATAAATAACTACGGGTTGTTTGGGAGGAATATCTCGGCGCATTCCGTAGGGGGTGACTATTATGACTTTATTCAAATAGATGATAACCGATGGGCAATCTGCCTGGGGGATGTGAGCGGAAAAGGTATGCCTGCCTCGCTACTGATGTCTAACTTACAGGCAATATTAAGGGGACAAATAAACTACCTGCCAAGACCTGGTTCTTTGCTTCGTGATGCCAATCGACAGATATTTCATTGTACCGATTGTGAAAAATTTGCCACCCTTTTCCTGGGCATTCTCGACACCGAGTCACACACGATGCGCTATTCCAATGCAGGTCATGAACATCCAATATTGATAACTCCGGATTGTACCTTTACCCGGCTTACCAACGGAGGAATTCCCCTGGGAATTTTTCAAGAACAGTTTTATGAAGAAGGATCCATAGAGTTCATGCCCGGTGATAAGCTGATCGTGTTCTCCGATGGAATTATTGACAGCCGCAACCAGGAGGACGAACCTTTTGGTTTGCATACCCTGAAAAAACTCTTAGTAGAGAATTCCAAAGTATCCGGTGACCAACTTATGGAAAGCATCTTTGCGGCAAGTTTAAATCACAATGCCAATCAACAGTTATTTGATGATATGACCATGATTGTACTTTCCAGAATCAATTAG
- a CDS encoding glutathione peroxidase yields MKSLGLLIILSLMGISLTQMDDGTVYQFEPENIDGEVTPLSNYEGKVLLIVNTASKCGYTPQYEGLQAIYEEYKDQGLVVMGFPANNFGGQEPGTDEEIKQFCRVNFDVGFPMFSKVSVKGDDIHPLFDYLTKSENPDFSGEINWNFEKFLVDKKGNLIHRFRSKVKPQSDELINAIEQALNS; encoded by the coding sequence ATGAAATCTCTGGGTCTACTTATAATACTATCTCTTATGGGAATAAGCCTAACACAAATGGATGATGGTACCGTTTACCAGTTTGAACCCGAGAACATCGACGGAGAAGTAACCCCCCTGAGTAATTATGAAGGAAAGGTACTTTTAATCGTCAACACGGCCTCAAAATGTGGATACACCCCTCAGTACGAAGGTCTGCAGGCTATTTATGAAGAGTATAAAGATCAAGGTCTTGTAGTGATGGGTTTTCCTGCCAATAATTTTGGGGGACAAGAACCGGGAACGGACGAGGAAATTAAACAGTTTTGTAGGGTGAACTTTGACGTAGGATTCCCAATGTTTTCAAAGGTATCCGTTAAAGGTGACGATATTCATCCACTGTTTGATTACCTGACGAAAAGTGAAAATCCTGATTTCAGCGGTGAAATAAACTGGAATTTTGAGAAGTTCCTCGTTGACAAGAAAGGAAATTTGATACACCGATTTAGAAGCAAAGTGAAACCTCAGAGTGATGAACTGATTAATGCAATAGAACAAGCATTAAACAGTTAA
- the apaG gene encoding Co2+/Mg2+ efflux protein ApaG — MYQQTFIEISYDISVEVKPLYLEEESSPVAGKHVFAYFITIRNMSDQPVQLLKRHWEISDSIGEQYNVDGDGVIGKQPVIEPNGEHSYNSFCVLKSYKGSMKGYYLMEREDGTDIKVRIPEFRLVSHMLN; from the coding sequence ATGTATCAACAGACTTTTATAGAAATATCGTACGACATCAGCGTGGAGGTTAAGCCGCTCTATTTGGAAGAGGAATCGAGTCCGGTTGCCGGCAAACATGTGTTTGCCTACTTCATAACCATACGGAATATGAGCGACCAACCGGTACAGCTGTTAAAGCGTCACTGGGAGATCAGCGATTCTATCGGTGAGCAGTATAATGTGGACGGCGACGGGGTTATTGGCAAGCAGCCGGTAATCGAACCGAATGGCGAACATAGCTACAACAGCTTTTGTGTGTTAAAGTCCTACAAGGGGAGCATGAAAGGCTACTACCTAATGGAGCGGGAAGACGGCACAGACATTAAAGTGCGCATACCTGAGTTTCGTCTGGTTTCGCACATGTTGAATTGA
- a CDS encoding antibiotic biosynthesis monooxygenase, which produces MLVRLLETTLIPGKLEEFESVYLQNIIPVLRETPGCIFAGLLQNISTPNQVVSLTMWKNSNQIDAYVKSGAFEKNTGLVRPYMKGSSEWKIQLSKEHKLNYEPINNEPTIRSYRAKLEPDSVADQMTFTRKYLRILSLSLISGKKEEFNRIYYNDIQPELAKVPGCHYAFIIDNSENENEVLSFTIWNNLEAVERYEKKGTFRGLLQKVQHTLAELYQWKMSLENQASGTVSVSNRDIDISKFTLVFATKF; this is translated from the coding sequence ATGCTTGTACGTTTATTAGAAACCACCTTGATACCGGGCAAACTGGAAGAATTCGAATCCGTTTATCTTCAAAACATTATACCGGTATTGCGGGAAACTCCAGGCTGCATTTTTGCCGGACTGCTTCAAAATATTTCCACACCCAACCAGGTGGTATCTTTAACGATGTGGAAAAATAGTAATCAGATTGATGCCTATGTGAAGTCGGGTGCTTTCGAAAAAAACACCGGCCTTGTCAGACCTTATATGAAGGGAAGTTCCGAATGGAAAATTCAACTCTCAAAAGAACATAAATTAAACTATGAGCCGATTAATAATGAACCGACCATAAGAAGTTACCGGGCCAAACTGGAACCCGATTCAGTAGCCGATCAGATGACCTTCACCAGAAAATATCTCCGAATTCTTTCCCTTAGTCTTATCTCGGGAAAAAAAGAGGAATTTAATCGAATCTATTATAATGATATTCAACCGGAACTAGCCAAGGTTCCGGGTTGCCACTACGCCTTTATTATCGACAATTCAGAAAACGAAAATGAGGTACTTTCCTTTACTATATGGAATAATTTAGAGGCGGTTGAACGATACGAAAAAAAAGGGACCTTCCGGGGCCTGTTGCAAAAAGTTCAACATACGCTTGCAGAATTATATCAATGGAAGATGTCACTGGAAAATCAGGCCTCCGGCACCGTATCTGTAAGCAACCGAGATATTGATATCAGTAAGTTTACCCTGGTTTTCGCAACCAAATTTTAG